The window GCCGGAAGGGCACGCGGGTAGGGGTACTTGGTGCCATTCCGGCTCACGCCGTCACGACCGTGAGCGACAGCTATCGGAACGGTTGCGATCGAGTACTCGCCCGATCGAACGGCCGCGTGCGACCGAACGAGCGGACTCCCCATACGCCATCCCATGAACTTCGAACGCTGGAACCCGATCTACGAATCGATCCTCCGTGACTTCGGCTACCCCAGAGACGGCGACGAGCGCGCCCGCGACGTCGTCGCCGCCTACGCGGAGCCGTTCGACTTCGACCGTCTCGACTGTACGGGCGACGCAGTCGCCGTCGTCGGGGCCGCGCCGTCCGTCTCCGAGGAGGTCAACCGCGTCGCCGACGCCGACCGGACGTTCGCCGCCTCGACGGCCGCGGACGTCGTTCGCGACGCCGGCCACGACGTGGACCTGATGGTGACCGACCTCGACAAGAACCCCGAGACGGCCCGGGAGTTGACCCGCGAGGGGACGCCGGTGGCGGCGCACGCCCACGGCGACAACGTCCCGCTGGTCGAAGAGTGGCTCCCGCGGCTGGAGACGGCGCACGTGCTCGCGACGACGCAGGCCGCCCCCGTCGACGCCGTCTACAACTTCGGCGGCTTCACCGACGGCGACAGGGCGGCGTTCATCGCCGACGCGCTCGGCGCCGCGGAACTCCGATTCGTCGGCTGGGACTTCGACGATCCGACCGTCGACCCGGCGAAGGCGAAGAAACTCCGGTGGGCCGAGCGACTGCTCCACTACCTCGAACGGCGTCGCGGCGAGCGGTTTTCGGTTCTGGACGGCCGGCGCGGTGGGATCGATCCGATCCCGCTCGACCCGTCCGAGGACTGACACTGATCACGCTCACTCTTCACTGCCGAGCGTCACCCCCGTTGTCGGCGCTCGGCGGGAAGAGACGAGGGTACTCAGTACGACGTCGTCCCGACCCGATCTGCCGACACGTTGACGGCGGGGGCGTCCCTCCCCCCGGTATGCAGATCCACTGGCACCGGCGGGACCTCCGGCCGGCGGACA is drawn from Halobellus limi and contains these coding sequences:
- a CDS encoding 6-hydroxymethylpterin diphosphokinase MptE-like protein, with protein sequence MNFERWNPIYESILRDFGYPRDGDERARDVVAAYAEPFDFDRLDCTGDAVAVVGAAPSVSEEVNRVADADRTFAASTAADVVRDAGHDVDLMVTDLDKNPETARELTREGTPVAAHAHGDNVPLVEEWLPRLETAHVLATTQAAPVDAVYNFGGFTDGDRAAFIADALGAAELRFVGWDFDDPTVDPAKAKKLRWAERLLHYLERRRGERFSVLDGRRGGIDPIPLDPSED